From the Panthera leo isolate Ple1 chromosome C1, P.leo_Ple1_pat1.1, whole genome shotgun sequence genome, one window contains:
- the ARID1A gene encoding AT-rich interactive domain-containing protein 1A isoform X4 encodes MDQMGKMRPQPYGGTNPYSQQQGPSSGPQQGHGYPGQPYGSQTPQRYPMAMQGRAQSTMGGLSYAQQIPPYGQQGPSGYGQQGQTPYYNQQSPHPQQQQPPYSQQPPSQNPHAQPSYQQQPQSQPPQLPSSQPPYSQQPSQPPHQQSPTPYPSQQSTTQQHPQSQPPYSQPQAQSPYQQQQPQQPASSTLSQQAAYPQPQSQQSQQTAYSQQRFPPPQELSQDSFGSQASSAPSMTSSKGGQEDMNLSLQSRPSSLPDLSGSIDDLPMGTEGALSPGVSTSGISSSQGEQSNPAQSPFSPHTSPHLPGIRGPSPSPVGSPASVAQSRSGPLSPAAVPGNQMPPRPPSGQSDSIMHPSMNQSSIAQDRGYMQRNPQMPQYSSPQPGSALSPRQPSGGQMHTGMGSYQQNSMGSYGPQGSQYGPQGGYPRQPNYNALPNANYPSAGMAGSMNPMGAGGQMHGQPGIPPYGTLPPGRMSHASMGNRPYGPNMANMPPQVGSGMCPPPGGMNRKTQETAVAMHVAANSIQNRPPGYPNMNQGGMMGTGPPYGQGINSMAGMINPQGPPYPMGGTMANNSAGMAASPEMMGLGDVKLTPATKMNNKADGTPKTESKSKKSSSSTTTNEKITKLYELGGEPERKMWVDRYLAFTEEKAMGMTNLPAVGRKPLDLYRLYVSVKEIGGLTQVNKNKKWRELATNLNVGTSSSAASSLKKQYIQCLYAFECKIERGEDPPPDIFAAADSKKSQPKIQPPSPAGSGSMQGPQTPQSTSSSMAEGGDLKPPTPASTPHSQIPPLPGMSRSNSVGIQDAFPDGSDPTFQKRNSMTPNPGYQPSMNTSDMMGRMSYEPNKDPYGSMRKAPGSDPFMSSGQGPNGGMGDPYSRAAGPGLGNVAMGPRQHYPYGGPYDRVRTEPGIGPEGNMGTGAPQPNLMPSNPDSGMYSPSRYPPQQQQQQQRHDSYGNQFSTQGTPSGSPFPSQQTTMYQQQQQNYKRPMDGTYGPPAKRHEGEMYSVPYSTGQGQPQQQQLPPAQPQPASQQQAAQPSPQQDVYNQYGNTYPATAAAATERRPAGGPQNQFPFQFGRDRVSAPPGSNAQQNMPPQMMGGPIQASAEVTQQGTMWQGRNDMTYNYANRQSTGSAPQGPAYHGVNRTDEMLHTDQRANHEGPWPSHGTRQPPYGPSAPVPPMTRPPPSNYQPPPSMQNHIPQVSSPAPLPRPMENRTSPSKSPFLHSGMKMQKAGPPVPASHIAPAPVQPPMIRRDITFPPGSVEATQPVLKQRRRLTMKDIGTPEAWRVMMSLKSGLLAESTWALDTINILLYDDNSIMTFNLSQLPGLLELLVEYFRRCLIEIFGILKEYEVGDPGQRTLLDPGRFSKASSPAPMEGEEEEDLLGPKLEEEEEEEVVENDEEMAFSSKDKAASESSEEKLVSKFDKLPVKIVQKNDPFVVDCSDKLGRVQEFDSGLLHWRIGGGDTTEHIQTHFESKTELLPTRPHVPCPPVTRKHVTAAEGTPGTTEQEGPPPDGPPEKRITATMDDMLSTRSSTLSEEGAKSAEATKESSKFPFGISPAQSHRNIKILEDEPHSKDETPLCTLLDWQDSLAKRCVCVSNTIRSLSFVPGNDFEMSKHPGLLLILGKLILLHHKHPERKQAPLTYEKEEEQDQGVSCNKVEWWWDCLEMLRENTLVTLANISGQLDLSPYPESICLPVLDGLLHWAVCPSAEAQDPFSTLGPNAVLSPQRLVLETLSKLSIQDNNVDLILATPPFSRLEKLYSTMVRFLSDRKNPVCREMAVVLLANLAQGDSLAARAIAVQKGSIGNLLGFLEDSLAATQFQQSQASLLHMQNPPFEPTSVDMMRRAARALLALAKVDENHSEFTLYESRLLDISVSPLMNSLVSQVICDVLFLIGQS; translated from the exons ATGGATCAGATGGGCAAGATGAGACCTCAGCCATATGGCGGGACTAACCCATACTCGCAACAACAGGGACCTTCATCAGGACCGCAGCAAGGACATGGGTACCCAGGGCAGCCATATGGGTCCCAGACCCCGCAGCGGTACCCGATGGCCATGCAGGGCCGGGCGCAGAGTACCATGGGCGGCCTCTCTTATGCACAGCAG ATTCCTCCTTATGGACAACAAGGCCCCAGTGGGTATGGTCAACAGGGCCAGACTCCATATTACAACCAGCAAAGTCCTcacccccagcagcagcagccacccTACTCCCAGCAGCCACCATCCCAGAACCCTCACGCCCAGCCTTCCTATCAGCAGCAGCCGCAGTCTCAGCCGCCACAGCTCCCGTCTTCTCAGCCTCCCTATTCCCAGCAGCCATCCCAGCCTCCACATCAGCAGTCCCCGACTCCATACCCCTCCCAGCAATCCACGACGCAGCAGCACCCCCAGAGCCAGCCCCCCTACTCACAGCCACAGGCACAGTCTCCCTACCAGCAGCAGCAACCTCAGCAGCCAGCCTCCTCGACGCTCTCCCAGCAGGCTGCGTACCCTCAGCCCCAGTCTCAGCAGTCCCAGCAAACTGCCTATTCCCAGCAGCGCTTCCCTCCACCGCAG gaGTTATCTCAAGATTCATTTGGGTCTCAGGCATCCTCAGCCCCCTCAATGACCTCCAGTAAGGGAGGGCAAGAAGATATGAACTTGAGTCTTCAGTCAAGACCCTCGAGCTTGCCT GATCTGTCTGGTTCAATAGACGATCTCCCCATGGGGACAGAAGGAGCTCTGAGCCCTGGAGTGAGCACATCAGGGATTTCCAGCAGCCAAGGAGAGCAGAGTAATCCAGCTcagtctcctttctctcctcataCTTCCCCTCACCTGCCTGGCATCCGAGGCCCCTCCCCGTCCCCTGTTGGCTCTCCCGCCAGTGTTGCCCAGTCTCGCTCAGGACCACTCTCGCCTGCTGCAGTGCCAG GCAACCAGATGCCACCTCGGCCACCCAGTGGCCAGTCGGACAGCATCATGCATCCTTCCATGAATCAATCGAGCATTGCTCAAGATCGAG GTTACATGCAGAGGAacccccagatgccccagtacAGTTCCCCCCAGCCCGGCTCGGCCTTATCTCCGCGTCAGCCTTCGGGTGGACAGATGCACACAGGCATGGGCTCCTACCAGCAGAACTCCATGGGGAGCTATGGTCCCCAGGGGAGTCAGTACGGCCCACAGG gAGGCTACCCCAGGCAGCCAAACTATAATGCCTTGCCCAATGCTAACTACCCCAGTGCAGGCATGGCTGGAAGCATGAACCCTATGGGTGCTGGAGGTCAGATGCATGGGCAGCCTGGCATCCCACCTTATGGCACACTCCCTCCAGGGAGAATGAGTCATGCCTCCATGGGCAACCGGCCTTATGGCCCTAACATGGCCAATATGCCACCTCAGGTTGGGTCAGGGATGTGTCCCCCACCAGGGGGCATGAACCGGAAAACTCAAGAAACTGCTGTCGCCATGCATGTTGCTGCCAACTCTATCCAAAACAG GCCACCAGGCTACCCCAATATGAATCAGGGAGGCATGATGGGAACAGGACCTCCCTATGGGCAAGGGATTAATAGTATGGCTGGCATGATCAACCCTCAGGGACCCCCGTATCCCATGGGTGGAACCATGGCCAACAATTCAGCAG GGATGGCAGCCAGCCCAGAGATGATGGGCCTTGGGGACGTCAAGTTAACTCCAGCCACCAAAATGAACAACAAGGCAGATGGGACACCCAAGACAGAATCCAAATCCAAG AAATCCAGTTCTTCTACTACAACCAATGAGAAGATCACCAAGTTGTATGAGCTGGGTGGTGAGCCTGAGAGGAAGATGTGGGTGGACCGTTATCTGGCCTTCACGGAGGAGAAGGCCATGGGCATGACAAATCTGCCTGCTGTGGGTAGGAAACCTCTGGACCTCTATCGCCTCTATGTGTCTGTGAAGGAGATTGGTGGATTGACTCAG gtcaacaagaacaaaaaatggCGGGAACTTGCGACCAACCTCAATGTGGGCACCTCAAGCAGCGCTGCCAGCTCCCTGAAAAAGCAGTACATCCAGTGTCTCTATGCCTTTGAGTGCAAGATTGAACGGGGGGAAGACCCTCCCCCAGACATCTTCGCAGCTGCTGATTCCAAGAAGTCGCAGCCCAAGATCCAGCCTCCCTCTCCTG CGGGATCTGGGTCTATGCAGGGGCCACAGACACCTCAGTCAACCAGCAGTTCCATGGCAGAAGGAGGAGACCTGAAGCCACCAACTCCAGCATCCACACCACACAGTCAGATCCCCCCCTTGCCAGGCATGAG CAGGAGCAATTCGGTTGGGATCCAGGATGCCTTTCCTGATGGAAGTGACCCCACATTCCAGAAGCGGAATTCCATGACTCCAAACCCTGGGTACCAGCCCAGTATGAATACCTCTGACATGATGGGGCGCATGTCCTACGAGCCAAATAAGGATCCTTATGGCAGCATGAGGAAAG CTCCAGGGAGTGATCCCTTCATGTCCTCAGGGCAGGGCCCCAACGGCGGAATGGGAGACCCCTACAGCCGAGCTGCCGGCCCTGGGCTGGGAAATGTGGCGATGGGACCTCGACAGCACTATCCCTATGGAGGTCCTTATGACAGAGTGAG GACGGAGCCTGGAATAGGACCCGAGGGAAACATGGGCACTGGAGCCCCACAGCCGAATCTCATGCCTTCCAACCCAGACTCGGGGATGTATTCTCCTAGCCGCTACCccccgcagcagcagcagcagcaacaacg ACATGATTCCTATGGCAATCAGTTCTCCACTCAAGGCACCCCTTCCGgcagccccttccccagccagcAGACCACAATgtatcagcagcagcagcag AATTACAAGCGGCCGATGGATGGCACGTACGGCCCTCCTGCCAAGCGGCACGAAGGGGAGATGTACAGCGTGCCGTACAGcacggggcaggggcagccccAACAGCAGCAgttgcccccagcccagccccagcctgccAGCCAGCAGCAAGCTGCCCAGCCTTCCCCTCAGCAAGATGTGTACAACCAGTATGGCAACACTTACCCCGCCACTGCCGCTGCTGCTACTGAGCGCCGACCAGCAGGCGGCCCCCAGAACCAGTTTCCATTCCAGTTTGGCCGAGACCGTGTCTCTGCACCCCCCGGCTCCAATGCCCAGCAGAACATGCCACCGCAAATGATGGGCGGCCCCATACAGGCATCGGCTGAGGTTACTCAGCAAGGCACCATGTGGCAAGGGCGTAATGACATGACCTACAATTACGCCAACAGGCAGAGCACTGGCTCTGCCCCCCAGGGCCCCGCCTATCATGGTGTGAACCGAACAGATGAAATGCTGCACACGGATCAGAGGGCCAACCATGAAGGCCCGTGGCCTTCCCATGGCACACGTCAGCCCCCATATGGTCCCTCTGCCCCCGTGCCCCCCATGACAAGGCCCCCTCCATCCAACTACCAGCCCCCGCCAAGCATGCAGAATCACATTCCTCAGGTATCCAGCCCCGCTCCCCTGCCCCGGCCAATGGAGAACCGCACCTCCCCTAGCAAGTCTCCATTCCTGCACTCTGGGATGAAGATGCAAAAGGCAGGTCCCCCAGTGCCTGCCTCGCACATAGCACCTGCCCCTGTGCAGCCACCCATGATTCGGCGGGACATCACCTTCCCACCTGGCTCTGTGGAAGCAACACAGCCTGTGTTGAAGCAGAGGAGGCGGCTCACAATGAAAGACATTG GAACCCCGGAGGCATGGCGGGTAATGATGTCCCTCAAGTCTGGGCTGCTGGCAGAGAGCACATGGGCATTAGACACCATTAACATCCTGCTGTATGACGACAACAGCATCATGACCTTCAACCTCAGTCAG ctCCCAGGGTTGCTAGAGCTCCTTGTGGAATATTTCCGGCGTTGCCTCATCGAGATCTTTGGCATTTTAAAGGAGTATGAGGTGGGTGACCCAGGACAGAGAACACTACTGGACCCTGGGAGATTCAGCAAGGCGTCTAGTCCAGCCCCtatggagggggaggaggaggaagacctTCTAGGTCCTAAactagaggaggaagaagaggaggaagtagTGGAAAATGATGAGGAGATGGCCTTTTCGAGCAAGGACAAGGCGGCCTCGGAGAGTAGTGAGGAGAAACTGGTTAGCAAGTTTGACAAGCTCCCGGTAAAGATCGTGCAGAAGAATGACCCGTTTGTGGTGGACTGCTCAGATAAGCTTGGGCGTGTGCAGGAGTTTGACAGTGGCCTGCTGCACTGGCGGATTGGTGGGGGGGACACCACTGAGCATATCCAGACCCACTTTGAGAGCAAGACGGAGCTGCTGCCTACCCGGCCTCACGTGCCCTGCCCACCAGTCACCCGGAAACACGTCACGGCGGCAGAGGGGACACCAGGGACAACAGAACAGGAGGGCCCCCCACCCGATGGCCCTCCAGAGAAACGGATCACAGCCACAATGGATGACATGTTGTCCACCCGGTCTAGCACGTTGAGCGAGGAGGGAGCTAAGAGTGCAGAGGCCACCAAGGAGAGCAGCAAGTTTCCGTTTGGCATCAGCCCGGCACAGAGCCACCGGAACATCAAGATCCTAGAGGACGAGCCCCACAGTAAAGATGAGACCCCACTGTGTACCCTTCTGGACTGGCAGGATTCCCTCGCCAAGCGCTGCGTCTGTGTCTCCAACACCATCCGAAGCCTGTCATTCGTGCCAGGCAACGACTTTGAGATGTCCAAACACCCGGGGCTGCTGCTGATCCTGGGCAAGCTGATCCTTCTGCACCACAAGCACCCAGAGCGGAAGCAGGCACCACTGACTTacgagaaggaggaggagcaggaccAAGGGGTGAGCTGCAACAAAGTGGAGTGGTGGTGGGACTGCTTGGAGATGCTCCGGGAAAACACCTTGGTCACACTCGCCAACATCTCGGGGCAGTTGGACCTCTCCCCATACCCTGAGAGCATTTGCCTGCCTGTCCTGGACGGACTCCTACACTGGGCAGTCTGCCCTTCCGCCGAAGCCCAGGACCCCTTCTCCACCCTGGGCCCCAACGCCGTCCTCTCCCCGCAGAGACTGGTCTTGGAAACCCTCAGCAAACTCAGCATCCAGGACAACAATGTGGACCTGATCCTGGCCACTCCCCCCTTCAGCCGCCTGGAGAAGTTGTATAGCACCATGGTGCGCTTCCTCAGTGACCGAAAGAACCCGGTGTGCCGGGAGATGGCCGTGGTACTGCTGGCCAACCTGGCGCAGGGCGACAGCCTGGCGGCCCGTGCCATCGCAGTGCAGAAGGGCAGCATCGGCAACCTCCTGGGCTTCCTGGAGGACAGCCTTGCCGCCACACAGTTCCAGCAGAGCCAGGCCAGCCTGCTCCACATGCAGAACCCGCCCTTCGAGCCAACTAGCGTGGACATGATGCGGCGGGCTGCCCGCGCGCTGCTGGCCCTGGCCAAGGTGGACGAGAACCACTCGGAGTTCACGCTGTACGAGTCGCGGCTGTTGGACATCTCGGTCTCACCGTTGATGAACTCGTTGGTTTCACAAGTCATTTGTGATGTACTGTTTTTGATTGGCCAGTCATGA